One Caretta caretta isolate rCarCar2 chromosome 6, rCarCar1.hap1, whole genome shotgun sequence genomic region harbors:
- the KDM2A gene encoding lysine-specific demethylase 2A isoform X5: MKPAPRPAPVRPTVSPIVSGARRRRVRCRKCKACMQGECGMCHYCRDMKKFGGPGRMKQSCVLRQCLAPRLPHSVTCALCGEVDQNEDSQDFEKKLMECCICNEIVHPGCLQMDGEGLLNDELPNCWECPKCYQGDELEKGQKRKMEESDEDTVQAKVLRPLRSCEEPLTPPPHSPTSMLQLIHDPASPRGVVTRSSPGAGPSDHHSASRDERFKRRQLLRLQVTERTMVREKENNPSGKKELSEVEKAKLHGSYLTVTLQRPAKDLHGTSIVPKLQAITASSTNLRHSPRVVVRHCPARTPQRAGEEEAADEEEAADEEEEEESMEEGGAARLNGRGGRAQDGEESWMQREVWMSVFRYLSRRELCECMRVCKTWYKWCCDKRLWTKIDLSRCKSITPQALSGIIKRQPVSLDLSWTNISKKQLTWLVNRLPGLKDLILAGCSWSAVCALSTSSCPLLRTLDLRWAVGIKDPQIRDLLTPPTDKPSQDNRSKLRNMTDFRLAGLDITDATLRLIIRHMPLLSRLDLSHCSHLTDQSANLLTAVGSSTRNSLTEINMAGCNKLTDQSLLYLRRISNLTLIDLRGCKQITRKACEHFISDLSISSLYCLSDEKLIQKIS; the protein is encoded by the exons ATGAAGCCAGCCCCACGCCCAGCACCTGTAAGGCCCACAGTGTCTCCGATAGTGTCAGGAGCACGACGGAGGCGGGTGCGGTGCCGTAAATGCAAGGCCTGCATGCAGGGCGAGTGCGGCATGTGCCACTACTGCAGGGACATGAAGAAGTTTGGGGGGCCTGGTCGCATGAAGCAGTCCTGCGTCCTCCGGCAATGCTTAGCG CCCAGGCTGCCTCACTCGGTTACGTGCGCGCTTTGCGGGGAGGTGGATCAGAATGAGGATTCGCAGGACTTTGAGAAAAAGCTCATGGAATGCTGCATCTGCAACGAGATAGTTCACCCTGGCTGCCTGCAG ATGGATGGGGAAGGGCTGCTGAATGATGAATTGCCCAATTGCTGGGAGTGTCCAAAGTGCTACCAGGGTGACGAGTTGGAGAAGGGCCAG AAGCGGAAGATGGAGGAGAGCGACGAGGACACAGTGCAGGCCAAAGTCTTGCGACCCCTGCGGAGCTGCGAGGAGCCCCTGACACCCCCACCGCACTCGCCCACCTCCATGCTGCAGCTGATCCATGACCCGGCATCACCGCGGGGTGTGGTGACGCGCTCATCCCCGGGGGCTGGTCCCAGTGACCACCACAGCGCGAGCCGGGATGAGCGCTTCAAGCGGCGGCAACTGCTGCGGCTCCAGGTCACGGAGCGCACTATGGTGCGGGAGAAGGAGAACAACCCTAGTGGCAAGAAGGAGCTGTCAGAGGTGGAGAAGGCCAAGCTGCATGGCTCCTACCTCACGGTCACACTGCAGAGGCCCGCCAAAGACCTGCACGGCACTTCCATTGTGCCCAAGCTGCAGGCCATCACCGCCTCCTCCACTAATCTGCGGCACTCTCCCCGCGTGGTAGTGCGCCACTGCCCGGCCAGGACGCCCCAgcgggctggggaggaggaggcagcagacgaggaggaggcagcagatgaggaggaggaagaggaaagcaTGGAGGAGGGCGGGGCGGCCCGGCTGAATGGCAGAGGTGGCCGAGCGCAGGACGGCGAGGAGAGCTGGATGCAGCGCGAGGTGTGGATGTCCGTCTTCCGCTACCTCAGCCGCAGAGAGCTCTGCGAGTGTATGCGGGTGTGCAAGACTTGGTACAAATG GTGCTGCGACAAGAGATTGTGGACAAAGATTGACTTGAGCAGGTGCAAGTCCATCACTCCCCAGGCCCTGAGTGGCATCATCAAGAGGCAGCCGGTCAGCCTCGACCTTAGCTGGACCAATATCTCCAAAAAACAGCTCACCTGGCTTGTCAACAGGCTGCCAG GCCTGAAAGACCTCATCTTAGCAGGCTGTTCCTGGTCTGCAGTGTGTGCGCTCAGTACCTCCAGCTGCCCCCTTCTCAGGACCCTCGATCTTCGGTGGGCAGTAGGAATCAAGGACCCTCAGATCCGGGACTTGCTCACACCTCCCACAGACAAACCCA GTCAAGACAATCGCAGCAAACTCCGTAACATGACAGACTTCCGGCTAGCTGGTCTGGACATCACCGATGCCACCCTCCGGCTCATCATCCGCCATATGCCCCTGCTCTCACGACTCGACCTTAGTCACTGCAGCCACCTTACGGACCAGTCGGCCAACCTCCTAACGGCCGTGGGGTCTTCCACACGCAACTCGCTCACTGAGATCAACATGGCAG GTTGCAATAAGCTGACAGACCAGTCACTGCTGTACCTGCGGCGCATCTCCAACCTCACCCTGATCGACCTGCGAGGCTGCAAGCAGATTACCCGCAAGGCCTGCGAGCATTTCATCTCAGACCTGTCCATCAGCAGCCTCTACTGCCTGTCTGACGAGAAGCTGATCCAGAAAATCAGCTAG